The genomic region tcttttttttctttttttttgctgaagaGGTATTgtttattgaatttaaaaaatctgttaattGTATAGCTGATTTTAAAATGGTTGCATCAGATCACCACAAAGCAGATTTACAAGCAACCATCAactgcagaaaacaaaagaaaataatttctacgCGATCTTTCTGTTTAACTATaggaaaatgaagtatttttacaAATCTTAAAACCATTAAGTTTACAATGATGCTAAACACCAACAATTTAACCAAAGCCTctcaatttttaaggaaaaaagagtatgtttttcattttctatcctTGAcccaaattttaattctttccagTGGAACCAAAACCTCCTGAACCCCTTTCAGTATCATCCAACACTTGAACTTCTTCTATTTCTGGATAAAAAAATCCGTTCACAAATGAGTTGAGCAATTGGATCacccttttttactttaaatttctcTTTGCCAAAATTAAACAGTATAACACCAACATTTCTTCTATAATCTTCATCTATGACACCAGCTCCTACATCTATGAAGTGTTTTGCAGCCAAGCCAGAATGTGGAGCTACTCTTCCATAGCACCCAGAAGGAAGAGCTATCTGAATGTCTGTTTTTACAATTGCTTTCTCCATAGATGGTACTGTGTAATCACAGGCACTGTACAGGTCGTAGCCTGCGGCTTGCGAGGACCCTCGGGTGGGGGCCGTGGCGTGCTCCGAAAGACGCACAAAGCGAAGCCGCATGCCGCCCTCCTCCGGAGGCCGGGGCCGCTTGCTGGGGGAGACGGCCGATAGTTCTTCAGAGCAAGGCATGGTGGAGAAGAAGCTCAAACATTcttgattatttttatgtttaactgACTCAA from Castor canadensis chromosome 16, mCasCan1.hap1v2, whole genome shotgun sequence harbors:
- the LOC109674893 gene encoding deoxyuridine 5'-triphosphate nucleotidohydrolase, mitochondrial-like, whose protein sequence is MPCSEELSAVSPSKRPRPPEEGGMRLRFVRLSEHATAPTRGSSQAAGYDLYSACDYTVPSMEKAIVKTDIQIALPSGCYGRVAPHSGLAAKHFIDVGAGVIDEDYRRNVGVILFNFGKEKFKVKKGDPIAQLICERIFLSRNRRSSSVG